The following are encoded in a window of Streptomyces sp. 11x1 genomic DNA:
- a CDS encoding SpdD-like protein: protein MFRPKIPTMPQPTGLVTPPAVIESTVGTPAALPPQPAPATPAPPRPAVQLTPGTALALVGGGTAVVLVVGAVLVSMLLAVAVTATSTAVCAVVIRSLLTRRAR, encoded by the coding sequence ATGTTCCGGCCCAAGATCCCGACCATGCCTCAGCCCACCGGCCTGGTGACACCGCCTGCGGTCATCGAGTCGACCGTCGGCACCCCGGCCGCCCTGCCCCCGCAACCGGCCCCTGCCACTCCCGCGCCGCCCCGTCCGGCCGTCCAGCTCACCCCCGGCACCGCGCTCGCCCTCGTAGGCGGCGGCACCGCCGTGGTCCTGGTCGTCGGCGCCGTCCTCGTCTCCATGCTCCTCGCCGTCGCCGTCACGGCCACCTCGACCGCTGTGTGCGCCGTCGTCATCCGCTCTCTCCTCACCCGTCGCGCCCGCTGA
- a CDS encoding mobile element transfer protein codes for MHRRFRNVRRIGPVNVASYLERGKHRHLAACTAPRCDFSAEYDSRAAAELAARTHRCSA; via the coding sequence ATGCATCGCCGCTTCCGCAACGTCCGCCGTATCGGCCCCGTGAACGTCGCCTCCTACCTCGAACGCGGCAAGCACCGCCACCTGGCCGCCTGCACCGCGCCCCGCTGCGACTTCTCCGCCGAGTACGACTCCCGCGCCGCCGCCGAACTCGCCGCCCGCACCCACCGCTGCTCGGCCTGA
- a CDS encoding DUF2637 domain-containing protein: MVKRLRVDAVIVQAVIAGALSFSHLHDLAEAAGQGGWKAWAYPVSVDLLLVAAWRRMRQAQRAGLGAGGPRLWFLVALTASLGANVATAGLLDLDHVPAWLRVLVAGWPAVAFFGGTLLAHTPHHPQEAPAEPTSSTTDPHEESRSAPTAVDLPDPVALPTPDLVPEPTISEPTTVADPVAESTPARAPAAVPAVALPPALVDRVRALADEHRSATGHPADPDVVRARLGLPPSMTASVAAHL, encoded by the coding sequence ATGGTCAAGCGCCTGCGGGTCGACGCCGTGATCGTCCAGGCCGTCATCGCCGGTGCCCTGTCCTTCTCCCACCTGCACGACCTCGCCGAAGCGGCCGGGCAAGGCGGCTGGAAAGCGTGGGCCTACCCCGTCAGCGTCGACCTGCTGCTGGTCGCCGCCTGGCGCCGGATGCGGCAGGCACAGCGAGCGGGGCTGGGGGCTGGGGGTCCGCGGTTGTGGTTCCTGGTGGCCCTGACCGCCTCCCTCGGCGCCAACGTCGCCACCGCCGGGCTCCTCGACCTCGACCACGTCCCGGCCTGGCTCCGCGTCCTGGTCGCGGGCTGGCCAGCCGTCGCCTTCTTCGGCGGCACGCTCCTCGCCCACACACCACACCACCCCCAGGAAGCGCCTGCGGAGCCGACCTCGTCGACGACCGACCCGCACGAGGAATCCCGCTCCGCCCCGACTGCCGTCGACCTGCCCGACCCGGTCGCGCTCCCCACCCCCGACCTCGTCCCTGAGCCCACCATCAGCGAACCAACCACCGTCGCCGACCCGGTGGCGGAATCCACCCCCGCTCGGGCCCCGGCGGCCGTTCCCGCCGTCGCCCTCCCTCCCGCTCTCGTCGACCGCGTCCGGGCCCTCGCCGACGAACACCGCTCGGCCACCGGCCACCCCGCCGACCCCGACGTCGTACGCGCCCGGCTCGGCCTGCCCCCGTCCATGACCGCATCCGTCGCCGCCCACCTCTGA
- a CDS encoding FtsK/SpoIIIE domain-containing protein, whose amino-acid sequence MPVVFWWAIGYPVAALRVLVSYRDTMDACGLTVPASAVRRATARMVGRQAAPVPPRRSFPLPTGSGLVMRLRMAAGQAPEDFMASADRLRHAWGVHAVYVRTTKPGRLELRLVGWDVLAEVKPARRRPGSDPLCLPLALREDGEWHVRDFRTVPHELILGATQSGKSVYLRNLLCGLARQSVVLVGIDCKWGVELAPFAPRLSALADTPDRADELLDALVDEMEARFRLIGLRSGAGSGADPDAVLTSDVWGLPEAVRPVPVVVVVDEVAELFLAANRDDEKRRDAMVTKLIRLAQLGRAAGIYLEVCGQRFGSELGKGATMLRAQLTGRVCHRVNDEASANMALADISPEAALAATAIPAERPGVAVVGDSSGGWSRVRAPHFTLAEAAAVCRDTAALMPDLPRLDSFRPAVAVESAVPSSATAAVPTAQPVTE is encoded by the coding sequence ATGCCGGTCGTGTTCTGGTGGGCCATCGGCTATCCGGTCGCCGCGCTGAGGGTGCTCGTGTCGTACCGGGACACGATGGACGCGTGTGGTCTGACGGTCCCGGCCTCGGCCGTCCGTCGGGCCACCGCCCGGATGGTCGGGCGCCAGGCCGCGCCGGTACCGCCTCGGCGGTCGTTCCCGCTGCCGACCGGGTCCGGTCTCGTGATGCGGCTGCGTATGGCGGCAGGTCAGGCTCCCGAGGACTTCATGGCCTCCGCCGACCGGCTGCGGCACGCCTGGGGCGTACATGCCGTGTACGTCCGCACCACAAAGCCGGGGCGGCTCGAACTGAGGCTCGTCGGCTGGGACGTGCTCGCCGAGGTCAAGCCGGCCCGGCGTCGGCCGGGGTCCGATCCGCTCTGCCTGCCGCTGGCGCTGCGGGAAGACGGTGAGTGGCACGTACGGGACTTCCGCACCGTGCCGCACGAACTGATCCTCGGCGCCACGCAGTCCGGCAAATCCGTCTACCTGCGCAATCTGCTGTGCGGTCTGGCCCGGCAGTCGGTCGTGCTCGTCGGCATCGACTGCAAGTGGGGCGTGGAACTCGCCCCGTTCGCACCACGGTTGTCCGCGCTCGCCGACACTCCCGACCGGGCTGACGAACTCCTGGACGCGCTGGTGGACGAGATGGAGGCACGATTCCGGCTCATCGGGCTCCGTAGTGGTGCGGGCAGTGGGGCCGATCCGGACGCCGTGCTCACCTCGGATGTGTGGGGGCTGCCGGAAGCCGTACGGCCGGTGCCGGTCGTAGTCGTCGTCGACGAAGTGGCGGAACTGTTCCTCGCCGCGAACCGGGACGACGAGAAGCGACGAGACGCCATGGTCACCAAGCTGATTCGCCTCGCCCAGCTCGGGCGTGCGGCCGGCATCTACCTGGAGGTGTGCGGGCAGCGTTTCGGATCCGAACTCGGCAAGGGGGCCACCATGCTCCGTGCCCAGCTGACCGGCCGCGTCTGCCACCGCGTCAACGACGAAGCCTCGGCGAACATGGCACTCGCCGACATCTCCCCGGAAGCGGCCCTCGCTGCTACCGCCATCCCGGCCGAACGCCCCGGCGTCGCCGTCGTCGGTGACTCCTCTGGCGGCTGGTCCCGCGTCCGCGCACCACACTTCACCCTCGCCGAAGCGGCGGCCGTCTGCCGTGATACCGCCGCACTGATGCCGGACCTGCCCCGGCTCGACTCCTTCCGGCCCGCCGTCGCCGTGGAGTCCGCCGTCCCGTCCTCTGCCACCGCTGCCGTTCCCACCGCCCAGCCGGTGACCGAGTAG
- a CDS encoding protein phosphatase 2C domain-containing protein translates to MRFVLATQPAEPDRENEDFAAAAPGAAVVLDGAGVGGTETGCTHGVAWFSATLGALLLRCMTACPARPLADCLADSISLVRLLHEDSCDLAYRASPTSTVVAARLGRGVLEYLVLGDSSLLLADREGRTTVVTDRRLDEVGKRLRGAVDQLPTGSPEHTAALAEYRDALTGLRNRPGGFWIAGPDPRAAEHALTGTVPLDSLASVTLMSDGATRLVDRFELADWSETLSLLDSSGPDELIRRVREAEAGDPEGRRWPRGKARDDATALHWAWADARNSRER, encoded by the coding sequence GTGAGGTTCGTGCTCGCCACGCAGCCCGCCGAACCCGACCGCGAGAACGAGGATTTCGCCGCTGCCGCCCCCGGTGCGGCCGTCGTCCTCGACGGTGCCGGTGTCGGCGGGACCGAGACCGGGTGCACGCACGGCGTCGCCTGGTTCTCCGCAACCCTGGGCGCTCTGCTGCTGCGCTGCATGACTGCGTGTCCTGCCCGGCCGCTCGCCGACTGCCTTGCCGACTCGATCAGTCTCGTCCGGTTGCTGCACGAGGACAGTTGCGACCTCGCCTACCGGGCCAGTCCCACCAGTACGGTCGTCGCCGCGCGGCTCGGTAGGGGAGTTCTTGAGTACCTCGTTCTCGGTGACTCGTCCCTGCTGCTGGCAGACAGGGAAGGCCGTACGACCGTGGTCACCGACCGGCGCCTGGACGAGGTCGGCAAGCGGCTGCGCGGGGCCGTCGACCAACTGCCCACCGGATCGCCGGAACACACTGCCGCGCTCGCCGAGTACCGGGATGCCTTGACCGGGCTCCGTAACCGGCCGGGCGGCTTCTGGATCGCCGGCCCCGATCCACGGGCGGCCGAGCATGCTCTGACCGGGACGGTGCCGCTGGACTCGCTGGCGTCCGTGACGCTGATGAGCGACGGTGCCACGCGACTCGTCGACCGGTTCGAACTCGCGGACTGGAGCGAGACGTTGTCTCTCCTCGACTCGTCGGGGCCGGATGAGCTGATCCGCCGTGTACGGGAAGCCGAGGCTGGCGACCCAGAGGGCCGGCGCTGGCCGCGGGGCAAGGCTCGCGACGACGCGACCGCCCTCCACTGGGCCTGGGCTGACGCACGCAACTCACGCGAGCGGTGA
- a CDS encoding sigma factor-like helix-turn-helix DNA-binding protein, whose translation MSDELQRIMAIDDPYRLLREVTTRLADAQQEVTELARLRRRVVQDLHAQGLSYAQIAEKAGLSRGRIHQIRHTGPAPEGAFLGRGSVVVATPLRRDDEHGRTVVAMDDVSSGKRLEDLARTYGLEVASEHVSVGGKIDLNRDGLVVVCGPRMSQEMWDTYAQDPVLSWERAEDGPWTVVDRRTGTVYRSGQDSDPARPYDVGYLGRLPRPDGNGSLLAIAGIHTQGSLGVVHLLANDLNALWGQVGDRRFSTLVGVEYDPETSEPQSAELLCPLYRHDEEVTGAAG comes from the coding sequence ATGTCGGACGAGTTGCAGCGGATCATGGCGATTGATGATCCGTACCGGCTGTTGCGCGAGGTCACGACCCGGTTGGCTGATGCACAGCAGGAGGTGACCGAGCTGGCTCGCCTCCGTCGACGCGTGGTCCAGGACCTCCACGCGCAAGGGCTGTCGTATGCGCAGATCGCTGAGAAGGCGGGCCTGAGCCGCGGGCGGATTCACCAGATCCGGCACACCGGCCCGGCGCCGGAAGGTGCCTTCCTCGGCCGGGGCTCCGTCGTCGTCGCCACCCCTCTGCGGCGTGATGACGAGCACGGGCGCACGGTCGTGGCCATGGACGACGTCAGCTCCGGCAAGCGGCTGGAAGATCTCGCGCGCACATACGGGCTCGAAGTCGCCTCGGAGCATGTGTCGGTCGGAGGAAAGATCGACCTCAATCGGGACGGCTTGGTCGTCGTCTGCGGGCCGCGCATGTCCCAGGAGATGTGGGACACCTACGCGCAAGACCCCGTTCTGAGCTGGGAACGCGCGGAAGACGGGCCCTGGACGGTGGTGGACCGGCGCACCGGCACCGTGTACCGGTCGGGCCAGGACAGCGACCCGGCCAGGCCGTACGACGTCGGATACCTTGGCCGGCTGCCGCGCCCGGACGGCAACGGTTCGCTGCTCGCCATCGCCGGTATCCACACTCAGGGTTCTCTCGGCGTCGTGCATCTGCTCGCAAACGACCTGAATGCGCTGTGGGGCCAGGTCGGTGACCGCCGGTTCTCCACGCTGGTCGGCGTCGAGTACGACCCGGAGACCAGCGAACCGCAGTCCGCCGAACTGCTCTGCCCTCTCTACAGGCACGACGAAGAGGTGACGGGGGCGGCGGGGTGA
- a CDS encoding ATP-binding protein, translated as MRTKWCRAFPGLAEEVGHARRFVAALLEERGPVDDAVLVVSELATNAVRHSLSGTLGGWFVVVVSFGDDSDLVRIEVVDVGGEREPHLRDVTDRDEGGRGLALVAACAKDWGIKSWPDGRTVWADLVRESV; from the coding sequence ATGCGAACCAAGTGGTGCCGCGCCTTTCCCGGCCTGGCCGAGGAGGTGGGTCATGCTCGACGCTTCGTCGCTGCTCTGCTGGAGGAGCGAGGACCGGTCGACGACGCGGTCCTGGTCGTCAGTGAGCTTGCGACCAACGCTGTGCGGCATTCGTTGAGCGGCACACTCGGCGGCTGGTTCGTCGTGGTCGTCAGCTTCGGCGACGACAGCGACCTCGTGCGCATCGAGGTAGTCGACGTGGGAGGCGAACGCGAACCTCACCTGCGCGACGTGACGGACCGGGATGAAGGTGGTCGCGGCCTGGCGCTGGTGGCCGCGTGCGCCAAGGACTGGGGCATCAAGAGCTGGCCCGACGGGCGGACCGTGTGGGCGGACCTCGTGCGGGAGAGCGTGTGA
- a CDS encoding helix-turn-helix transcriptional regulator, with protein MGSERRERMRALGARLRELRAEAGLTGAVLAQRAGVGQPTVSKVETGRMVPSVDVLDRLSRALGLDESTAREVRELLHAVIAAPGADPQAKGTTPGVGSTVDEEVRSAQLVRSFQCVVLPALLQSAEYARHVFASVPNSTPDAIGRAVAARIERQSVLYEPGRESVFVLTEAVLRTWPGTPALMLAQLDRLLAVESLDTVRLGVIPWRRRVPVLPRHGFTLCDQRAVVVETFDRERVSADSAELAAYEDTFARFEEAAIFGDELRELLLRSMSDFRSLGDTLTR; from the coding sequence ATGGGGAGTGAGCGGCGGGAGCGGATGCGGGCGCTTGGTGCGCGTCTTCGGGAACTTCGGGCAGAGGCTGGGCTGACGGGTGCTGTGCTGGCGCAGCGTGCCGGGGTAGGACAGCCGACCGTGTCCAAGGTCGAGACCGGACGCATGGTTCCGAGCGTTGATGTGCTCGACCGGCTCTCACGTGCTCTCGGCCTCGATGAGTCGACCGCTCGTGAGGTCCGTGAGCTGCTGCATGCTGTGATCGCCGCTCCGGGTGCTGACCCACAGGCAAAGGGCACAACTCCGGGCGTCGGTAGCACCGTTGATGAAGAAGTGCGGTCCGCGCAGCTGGTGAGGTCGTTCCAGTGCGTTGTGTTGCCGGCCCTGCTTCAGAGCGCGGAGTACGCCCGGCACGTCTTCGCGAGTGTGCCGAACTCGACGCCTGATGCCATCGGTCGGGCGGTGGCTGCCCGCATTGAGCGGCAGAGCGTGTTGTACGAGCCGGGGCGGGAGTCGGTGTTCGTGTTGACCGAAGCCGTGTTGCGTACCTGGCCGGGGACTCCGGCGCTCATGCTCGCCCAGCTTGACCGGCTGCTGGCTGTCGAGAGCCTGGACACGGTGCGGCTCGGGGTCATCCCCTGGCGTCGGAGGGTGCCGGTGCTGCCTCGCCACGGGTTCACCCTGTGCGACCAGCGGGCCGTTGTCGTCGAGACCTTCGACCGTGAACGCGTGTCGGCTGACTCCGCCGAACTGGCCGCCTACGAGGACACGTTCGCCCGCTTCGAGGAAGCGGCCATCTTCGGCGACGAGTTGCGGGAGCTGCTGCTGCGGTCGATGTCGGACTTTCGCAGCTTGGGAGACACCCTCACCCGATAG
- a CDS encoding IS110 family transposase: protein MTSVFCGIDWATDHHDIALLDEAGTLLDKLRIDDTPEGLGQLLQLLAQHGDSPDNPIPVAIETSHGLLVACLRATGRPIYVINPLTAARYRDRYALSRKKSDHLDAKVLAHILRTDPAEHRPLPADSHLAQAITVLARAHQDAVWDRVQTGNRLRSHLREYFPGFLTVFRHFREGLASPVTRTLLAAAPTPTQAAQLTRPQLRAILKKAGRQREITGEVERLHTLLREPQMHQPPMIEQAMGIKALALLRQFNAACASADDLEAATTAAFTTHQDAEIITSFPGLGALTGARLLAELGDDHTRFTSPRALKAYAGSAPITRSSGRKTTVLARHIKNQRLASAGYIWAFAALTASPGARAHYDRRRAAEDRHVAAQRNLFNRLLGCLHHCLTHRIPYDEQTAFPNTA from the coding sequence ATGACCAGCGTGTTCTGCGGCATCGACTGGGCCACCGACCACCACGACATCGCACTGCTCGACGAGGCCGGCACCCTCCTGGACAAGCTCCGCATCGACGACACTCCAGAGGGCCTGGGCCAGCTCCTGCAGCTGCTGGCCCAGCACGGCGACAGTCCAGATAACCCGATCCCGGTCGCCATCGAGACCTCTCACGGGCTCCTGGTCGCCTGCTTACGCGCCACCGGCAGACCCATCTACGTGATCAACCCGCTCACCGCCGCCCGCTACCGCGACCGCTACGCACTCAGCCGCAAGAAGTCCGACCACCTCGACGCCAAAGTCCTGGCCCACATCCTGCGCACCGACCCTGCAGAACACCGGCCCCTGCCCGCGGACAGCCACCTCGCCCAGGCCATCACCGTCCTGGCCCGAGCCCACCAGGACGCCGTCTGGGACCGCGTCCAAACCGGCAACCGCCTCCGCTCCCACCTGCGCGAATACTTCCCCGGCTTCCTCACCGTCTTCCGTCACTTCCGCGAAGGCCTCGCCTCACCCGTCACCCGCACCCTGCTCGCCGCAGCCCCCACCCCCACGCAAGCCGCGCAGCTCACCCGCCCCCAACTGCGAGCAATCCTGAAGAAGGCCGGACGTCAGCGTGAGATCACAGGAGAAGTCGAACGACTCCACACCCTGCTCCGCGAACCGCAGATGCACCAGCCACCCATGATCGAGCAGGCCATGGGCATCAAAGCCCTCGCTCTGCTGCGGCAGTTCAACGCGGCCTGCGCCAGCGCCGACGACCTGGAAGCAGCCACCACCGCCGCCTTCACCACCCACCAGGACGCCGAGATCATCACCAGCTTCCCCGGCCTCGGCGCCCTCACCGGCGCCCGCCTCCTGGCCGAACTCGGCGACGACCACACCCGCTTCACCAGCCCCCGCGCACTCAAGGCCTACGCCGGATCTGCCCCCATCACTCGATCCTCCGGACGCAAGACCACCGTCCTGGCCAGGCACATCAAGAACCAGCGTCTCGCCTCAGCCGGCTACATCTGGGCCTTTGCCGCCCTCACCGCATCTCCCGGAGCACGGGCCCACTACGACCGCCGCCGCGCGGCCGAGGACCGACATGTCGCAGCCCAGCGCAACCTCTTCAACCGCCTACTGGGCTGCCTGCACCACTGCCTCACCCACCGCATCCCCTACGACGAGCAGACCGCTTTCCCCAACACCGCTTGA
- a CDS encoding DUF2750 domain-containing protein → MSQSGSQAAAFFRDVRQSGVVWLVRDDDGSPTHLSADGTRSLPFWSTSPRAKRAAKIWGAGFALSPCPWTPGAVAYCPMPPGMDS, encoded by the coding sequence ATGAGTCAGAGCGGTTCGCAAGCGGCGGCATTCTTCCGAGACGTCCGTCAAAGCGGCGTGGTCTGGCTTGTCCGGGATGACGACGGAAGCCCGACTCACCTCTCGGCAGACGGCACGCGAAGTCTTCCCTTCTGGTCGACCTCGCCCCGCGCCAAGAGGGCAGCAAAGATCTGGGGCGCGGGCTTCGCGTTGAGTCCATGCCCTTGGACACCTGGTGCGGTCGCGTACTGCCCGATGCCGCCCGGGATGGACTCGTGA
- a CDS encoding S8 family peptidase codes for MMPLPGMEPIRLDHLQFERIDYTGGRRKVKRAIGNGPRHPDSKAHAADLQAAAELVISDTSDRSAALGIDPKLILVVEIGPPVSVEDETDWANAGLRVVDSSSQKKVVAFGSDPQLTEFLARLKAYADGPEGEQKHPPYSSFFDGIDAVRPYGPQDRVGHLLEEAIGDPEHHSLLVDVEVWYPGDTSLADDWVDEISDGVIAGGSEVVDRYVSPSAGICLIRVRASRDVVEALLHVDLVARVELVPGGVPQNTALSQYSADEIGELPTPAPDAPIVGLIDSGVVAEHPLLRDCIAGAVVLSDWLPDGADRTGHGTAIASLIVRGQIEGQIIEEEWEVPPCRVLSVRVLDEQNELPAHRLIENEIEAAVRYLVEQGVRVINLSLGDLGSSYDGNKVPVLAGTLDQLARELNVVFTIPTGTAYPADYASEYGEGFRTGYARDLVESDATRLIDPAPAAIALTVGSVVPPPRHTSLGLRPVGETGWPSPFSRVGEGVAGAIKPELAAVGGTIAQEVGSGDWRLADEMKVLVADGRPDAAGVITFELGTSFAAPLVARIGGALQQSFPTASANLLRALILQSAQEPPNFLQGCVDLAKAEREKLQRRAVGYGTPAMLHSVTSDERNTVLYAQDEIEVDDVHLFALPIPASFFARRRFPRGVTVALCYDPPVRVRRYDYLGSRMAFEMVRGISADAALKLFLDEKAAGHIDARVSRLSEMSPVNRISFDPSKAARSRGANQIGRYVWKQSLQVLDGTGDEFLLAVQNTRRWVAPKSKQRYALAVKFWVDDRLPPIYSEIRSRVPRLRARERLR; via the coding sequence ATGATGCCACTGCCGGGCATGGAGCCGATTCGCTTGGATCACCTTCAATTTGAGCGGATCGACTATACGGGGGGTCGGCGTAAAGTAAAACGCGCGATTGGTAACGGCCCTCGCCACCCAGACTCAAAGGCGCACGCCGCTGATCTGCAGGCAGCCGCTGAGTTAGTAATCTCCGATACTAGCGACCGATCCGCTGCATTGGGTATCGACCCAAAGCTGATCCTGGTCGTTGAAATTGGGCCACCTGTTTCAGTAGAAGATGAGACTGACTGGGCAAATGCTGGGCTCCGAGTAGTTGATTCAAGTAGCCAGAAGAAGGTTGTGGCGTTTGGAAGCGATCCGCAGCTGACTGAGTTCTTGGCCCGCTTGAAAGCGTATGCTGACGGCCCAGAGGGGGAGCAGAAGCATCCCCCCTACAGTTCGTTTTTCGATGGTATCGATGCTGTACGGCCTTATGGTCCCCAAGATCGCGTTGGTCACCTGCTTGAAGAGGCGATTGGTGATCCAGAACACCATTCACTTTTGGTGGACGTGGAAGTTTGGTATCCCGGCGATACCTCGCTTGCAGATGACTGGGTCGATGAGATCAGCGACGGCGTCATTGCCGGCGGTAGTGAGGTGGTAGATAGATACGTCAGTCCGTCGGCTGGGATCTGTCTTATTCGGGTAAGGGCTTCTAGGGATGTCGTCGAGGCTCTTTTGCATGTGGACCTCGTGGCACGTGTTGAGCTGGTTCCTGGCGGAGTGCCGCAAAATACCGCGCTGAGCCAATACTCGGCTGATGAAATCGGCGAGCTTCCTACGCCCGCGCCTGATGCTCCAATCGTTGGGTTGATTGACAGCGGTGTAGTGGCTGAGCACCCTCTTCTCCGTGATTGCATCGCAGGCGCCGTAGTGTTGAGTGATTGGCTTCCTGATGGCGCCGATCGCACGGGTCATGGAACTGCGATTGCTTCGCTCATCGTGCGAGGTCAGATTGAGGGGCAGATTATTGAGGAGGAATGGGAAGTCCCACCTTGTCGCGTACTCTCGGTACGTGTTCTCGATGAGCAGAATGAGTTGCCTGCCCATCGTCTCATTGAGAATGAGATAGAGGCGGCCGTCCGATACCTCGTGGAGCAAGGCGTTCGGGTGATTAACTTGAGCCTTGGAGATCTTGGGTCATCTTATGACGGTAACAAGGTGCCCGTCCTGGCTGGCACGCTGGACCAGCTGGCGCGTGAATTGAATGTAGTTTTCACGATCCCCACCGGAACGGCGTACCCTGCTGATTATGCCTCTGAATATGGTGAGGGGTTCAGAACCGGTTATGCGCGTGACTTGGTGGAGTCGGACGCTACGCGGCTTATTGATCCCGCGCCTGCTGCAATCGCCCTGACTGTGGGCAGCGTAGTACCACCTCCTCGGCACACTTCTTTGGGGCTTCGACCAGTCGGCGAGACAGGATGGCCCTCCCCATTTTCGCGTGTTGGAGAGGGTGTAGCTGGCGCAATCAAGCCGGAACTCGCAGCGGTTGGTGGCACGATCGCGCAGGAAGTAGGTTCCGGCGACTGGCGGTTGGCTGACGAAATGAAGGTCCTCGTGGCCGATGGTCGCCCCGATGCTGCCGGCGTGATTACCTTCGAGCTTGGTACGAGCTTTGCTGCCCCGCTCGTGGCTCGGATTGGCGGGGCGTTGCAGCAGTCCTTCCCGACTGCATCGGCCAATCTGCTTAGAGCGTTGATTTTGCAATCAGCGCAGGAACCTCCCAATTTTTTGCAAGGCTGCGTTGACCTGGCAAAGGCTGAGAGGGAGAAGTTGCAGCGCAGGGCGGTGGGGTACGGAACTCCTGCGATGCTTCACAGTGTGACAAGCGATGAGCGGAATACTGTTCTCTACGCACAGGATGAGATTGAGGTTGATGACGTCCACCTCTTTGCACTTCCGATCCCTGCGTCCTTTTTTGCGCGCCGTCGTTTCCCCAGGGGTGTGACAGTTGCTCTTTGCTATGATCCTCCTGTTAGGGTACGCAGGTATGACTACCTCGGTAGTCGAATGGCATTTGAGATGGTCCGTGGAATCTCGGCCGATGCGGCACTGAAGTTGTTCCTAGACGAGAAGGCGGCAGGGCATATCGATGCTCGCGTTTCCCGTCTTTCCGAGATGAGTCCGGTTAACCGCATCTCTTTTGATCCAAGTAAAGCTGCGCGCTCGCGAGGAGCGAACCAGATTGGTAGATACGTCTGGAAGCAATCGCTCCAGGTTCTGGACGGTACCGGTGATGAATTTCTACTGGCTGTGCAGAACACTCGGCGTTGGGTTGCGCCTAAAAGCAAGCAGCGTTACGCCCTCGCCGTAAAGTTCTGGGTAGATGATCGCTTGCCTCCTATTTATAGCGAAATTCGTAGCCGCGTGCCGCGACTGCGTGCTCGTGAGCGTTTGCGCTGA
- a CDS encoding ATP-binding protein, producing MGISSGVHQNETARNGGLAQAIERRAETVRGNKRPLTSGVTPLPLSDDGMPLLLLSDSRVSFSDMVLSRENQEILLELVQEHQRRELLASHGLRPRRRLLLAGPSGTGKTQTAEALAHALGVPLARVRLAAVVSSYLGQTARHIEKILEFTRRGAWVLSFDEIDMLTSDRNGSDNDEIRRVVTVILQELETYSSDNLVVATTNHGELLDTALWRRFDEILTYKYPTQEQIAHLLKIKLRRAKRLRVNREQAARALQGLSHAQIESVCLDAMRKNVLSGSEFLSTADLVESASSRKKRLKEAGQVDK from the coding sequence ATGGGTATTAGTAGCGGCGTCCATCAGAACGAAACGGCAAGGAACGGGGGCCTCGCCCAAGCGATCGAGAGGCGCGCCGAAACCGTGCGAGGAAATAAGCGGCCTCTGACCAGCGGAGTCACGCCATTGCCTCTGAGTGATGACGGCATGCCGCTACTCCTCCTTAGTGACAGTCGGGTCAGCTTCTCCGACATGGTGCTATCAAGGGAGAATCAGGAGATTCTTCTCGAACTAGTGCAAGAGCATCAAAGGCGGGAGCTTCTTGCGTCACACGGCTTGAGGCCTAGGCGCCGGCTACTGCTCGCTGGACCTAGCGGGACGGGAAAGACGCAGACAGCTGAGGCTCTCGCTCACGCTCTTGGTGTTCCTCTCGCTCGCGTCCGGCTTGCTGCTGTGGTCTCGTCATACTTGGGGCAAACAGCCCGCCATATTGAGAAGATCTTGGAGTTCACCCGTCGAGGCGCTTGGGTCTTGAGCTTCGACGAAATTGACATGCTCACAAGCGATCGCAATGGATCAGATAATGACGAGATTCGACGCGTTGTGACAGTAATTCTGCAGGAACTCGAAACGTATTCTTCAGACAATCTTGTAGTGGCAACGACCAACCACGGTGAATTGCTGGACACTGCGCTTTGGCGACGTTTTGATGAAATACTGACTTACAAATATCCAACGCAAGAGCAGATCGCCCATCTGCTCAAAATTAAGCTACGTCGCGCAAAGCGTTTGAGGGTTAACAGGGAGCAGGCGGCGCGCGCACTTCAGGGACTCAGCCACGCGCAAATTGAGTCGGTGTGCTTGGATGCGATGCGGAAGAATGTCCTCTCCGGCAGCGAATTTTTGTCAACGGCTGACCTTGTGGAGAGCGCAAGTTCCCGAAAGAAGAGGCTGAAGGAAGCGGGTCAGGTAGACAAATGA